One window of Nicotiana tomentosiformis chromosome 11, ASM39032v3, whole genome shotgun sequence genomic DNA carries:
- the LOC138901564 gene encoding uncharacterized protein: MWEESREERSPPTRWNEFADAFIDHFLPAETKAARATEFESLKQGSMSMWEYHMIFVCLSNYAIYMFPTMEARVSRFVHSLNPLVINEAATTTIYSDMNYGMMAAFSQATETLKLKNRIEREGSNKARSVGNFGGSSGGIGGRSVFREGLSGPSQSFAQSSVSAQLSGYSHQQWSHFRLSQGNKGSYHQGRPRGRFQQQRRPPCPRCGKIHFGACLMDQTICYGCGIRGHIQRDCRSSHQSVGRGTTHPASSVATSFASPSPARGTLAPTGHGASRGGAQTPGGPSHFYAMRGRQKVFPDELLGIPPDRETDFGIDLEFVTFLGHVVSRERIKVDPQKIAAVKHWPRPTTPIEIRSFLGLARYYKKFLEGFSTLASLLTKLTHKAVKFQCLAHLEAYQRPLAKEVHWLASLGVRLADSSERGVIVLNRAESPLIVEVKEKQYDDLLLVQLKEGIHSHKTMTFSLGMDNGTLRYQG; the protein is encoded by the exons atgtgggaggagtcccgtgaggagagGAGCCCTCCGACAAGGTGGaatgagtttgccgatgccttcattgatcatttcttgcctgccgagactaaggcagcccgtgccacTGAGTTTGAAAGCTTGAAACAAGGTAGCATGAGTATGTGGGAATACCATATGATATTCGTGTGCCTGTCCAattatgctatttacatgtttcccactatggaggctagagtgtcgcggtttgtgcatagcctcaaccccttagttattaatgaggccgctacaactaCCATctattctgatatgaactatgggatgATGgcggcattttctcaagccacagagaccctcaaattgaagaatagaatagagcgagagggtagcaataaggcccgatccgtgggcaactttggtggttcttctggtggtatTGGTGGCAGGTCGGTATTTAGGGAAGGGttatcagggccatcccagtcctttgctcagtcttcggttAGTGCACAACTATCAGGGTATAGTCATCAACAGTGGAGCCATTTCAGACTCAGTCAGGGCAACAAGGGATCCTACCATCAGGGTCGGCCTAGAGGGAGATTTCAGCAAcaacggaggcccccatgccctaggtgtgggaagataCACTTTGGGGCCTGCCTCATGGACCAAAccatatgctacgggtgcggtataaggggtcatattcagagggattgccgTTCATCCCACCAGAGTGTCGGCAGGGGAACGACACATCCAGCTAGTTCTGTAGCTACTTCATTTGCATCACCTTCaccagctcgaggcactctagCACCCACAGGGCATGGTGcatctaggggtggtgcacagactccaggaggacccagccatttctatgctatgaggggtcgtcaga AAGTCTTTCCTGATGAACTccttgggatcccaccagacagggagactgattttgggattgat CTTGAatttgtcacattcttgggtcatgtcgtctccagagaaagaattaaggttgatcctcagaagattgcagctgtgaagcattggcctagacctacaactccaatagagattcgtagtttcttgggcttagctagGTATTACAAGAAATTTctagaggggttctctactcttgcctctctgttAACTAAATTGACGCATAAGGCGGTTAAGtttcaatg tttggctcacttggaggcatatcaaaggcctttggccaaggaagttcattggttagctagtttgggagttcgccTTGCAGACTCTAGTGAAAGAGGGGTGATTGTGCTAAATAGGGCTGAATCACCGCTTATTGTGGAAGTTAAGGAGAAGCAATACGACGATCTGTTGTTGGTacagttgaaagaggggattcatagtCATAAGACCATGACTTTTTCTCTAGGCATGGataatggtacactaaggtaccaagggtga
- the LOC138901565 gene encoding uncharacterized protein yields MIGQVAYRLEIPPEMSLVHPVFHVSMLKKVVRDMALIVPVETIKVNEELTYEDISVAIIDGQVRKLRNKEIAYVKVLWRNQQVEEATWEAEEKMKKYPHLFE; encoded by the coding sequence atgattggtcaggtggcttacaggcttgagatacctccagagatgtccttagtgcacccggtgtttcatgtatctatgttgaagaaggtagttagaGACATggcactcattgttccggttgagactattaaggttaatgaagaattgacttatgaagacatttcagttgccattattgatggGCAAGTCCGAaagctgagaaataaagaaattgcctacgtgaaagtgctatggcgaaaccaacaggttgaagaggccacttgggaggctgaggaaaagatgaagaagtaccctcatttgtttgaataa